The Pocillopora verrucosa isolate sample1 chromosome 2, ASM3666991v2, whole genome shotgun sequence genome has a segment encoding these proteins:
- the LOC131780985 gene encoding uncharacterized protein — MLKTLTVVFLVWFLVSALQISRTEDHIDHFPAVLKSSGLTSDLYAQLFWISEVWRKNAPYEIGYPLFYSTLVILTVIRCLCLLIPSRETLLVQYENEQKRVQTEVESEIVEDDKEYMVAATEPVDVTSAVSPLLSDSNVCIAEELIESVEPHQTENCTPCVLMETSLTDERRQEVTVPEQLPDMAPVNVTDSFTYHIKLGGALGSKIYPETSLGKACVVVAAGALISYGIYRLVS, encoded by the exons ATGTTGAAAACGTTAACTGTTGTCTTCTTGGTTTGGTTTTTGGTTTCAGCACTACAGATATCAAGAACTGAAGATCATATAGATCATTTTCCAGCAGTTTTAAAAAGCTCCGGCTTAA CTTCCGACCTATACGCACAACTTTTTTGGATTTCAGAAG tGTGGAGGAAGAATGCACCTTATGAAATCGGCTACCCACTTTTTTACAGCACTCTTGTCATTCTCACCGTCATCCGATGTCTGTGTTTGCTGATACCGTCCAGAGAAACACTCCTTGTGCAG TACGAAAACGAACAAAAGCGAGTACAAACGGAGGTTGAATCTGAAATCGTCGAAGACGACAAAGAGTACATGGTCGCAGCCACAGAGCCCGTTGATGTCACTTCCGCCGTGTCCCCACTACTTTCCGACAGTAATGTCTGCATTGCAGAAGAATTGATCGAGTCAGTTGAACCACACCAAACTGAAAATTGCACCCCATGCGTTCTCATGGAAACGTCTCTTACAGATGAACGTCGGCAAGAAGTCACAGTTCCTGAACAGCTCCCGGATATGGCCCCAGTTAATGTCACTGACAGCTTTACGTACCATATAAAACTGGGAGGGGCACTGGGATCAAAGATCTATCCTGAGACCTCTTTAGG
- the LOC131781001 gene encoding transmembrane protein 45B-like gives MGSYVGHVLPGSIFIIFGLWWWFNILAKIAKAQLNYFKRRSLAQQVCTEKFDFELDFESSVWMKVPLPCLRDFPAEPCLKVIGCTVGIIAELSRSEWSLLDSHGHFSHLNNFGHATMYGSFLLAAMAEILRHYNILFLPPTTDYVMSSMAFFLVGELFYFHSEGRNDLEQKVHIPLYTVAFSIAFIIMLEAWQRKSLILCMVRSFLVVLLGAWFFQVAHVLYGSHPWQDISSNHAFVAIVFSWHILGLLAFLLVNLVVIGVVMFAFRKATGWSVVLNPSGCQDKSELHSLMNTEHDNEDA, from the coding sequence ATGGGTTCTTACGTTGGCCATGTTCTTCCAGGGtctattttcataatatttggCCTATGGTGGTGGTTTAACATCCTTGCTAAGATTGCGAAAGCCCAactaaattatttcaaaagacGCTCCCTTGCGCAGCAAGTGTGCACAGAGAAATTTGACTTCGAACTCGACTTTGAATCTTCTGTGTGGATGAAAGTTCCTCTGCCATGTCTAAGAGATTTCCCCGCCGAGCCTTGTTTGAAAGTTATAGGATGCACTGTAGGAATCATTGCGGAGCTGTCGAGAAGCGAATGGAGCCTTCTAGACAGTCATGGGCATTTTTCGCACCTAAACAACTTCGGTCACGCGACAATGTATGGTAGTTTTCTGTTGGCTGCCATGGCAGAAATTCTTCGCCATTACAACATCTTATTTTTGCCTCCAACAACAGATTATGTTATGTCTTCTATGGCTTTTTTCCTGGTCGGGGAGTTGTTTTATTTCCACAGCGAAGGTCGCAACGATCTAGAACAAAAGGTACATATTCCGCTGTACACCGTCGCATTTTCCATTGCTTTTATCATAATGCTGGAAGCGTGGCAACGCAAGAGTCTTATCTTGTGTATGGTGCGCTCATTTCTCGTCGTTCTTCTCGGTGCCTGGTTCTTTCAGGTCGCTCATGTGTTGTACGGGTCTCATCCTTGGCAAGATATAAGTTCAAACCACGCATTCGTCGCGATTGTTTTTTCGTGGCACATACTGGGCTTGCTGGCGTTTTTACTCGTCAATCTTGTTGTAATCGGGGTCGTAATGTTTGCGTTCAGAAAAGCAACAGGATGGTCGGTAGTCCTTAACCCTTCAGGATGTCAAGACAAAAGCGAACTTCACAGTTTGATGAATACAGAACATGATAACGAAGACGCGTAG